The Phycisphaeraceae bacterium genomic sequence CGTCTTCGACGAGTACACGACCAGCTTTGATGACGTAGCGAGGTGATTCAAACATCGTCTGTGCGTTATCAGGTCTGTCGTGATAGAGGGTCAGGTCTGCATCCGCGCCGGGTGCGAGATGGCCTTTGTGTTTGAGGCCAAGCACTCGCGCCGGGCCGGCACGGGTGATGATCGCGATTTCATTTAGCGAATACTCACGGGTCAGATCGCGGAGTTTGCTGTTTCGCATCGCGCGTGGGTGCGCTCTGGCGATGAGTTCATCGCGGCGGGCCTTGCTCATCAATGCAGCGATGATCGTGGGATAGGTGAGAAAGCTCCCGCCGTTGGGATGGTCGGTGGACAGAAGCATCCGCCACGGGTCGCCGGCCATGAGCATCAGTTCCAGGCCGATTGCCCACTGGAGGCTGTGAAGGTAATGCTTATCGTCATAGCGGATCGGCATGAGTCCGCAGCCGCTTTCGAGTTCACTTTCGATCGAGACGTACCGCTTACCGGTCAGTTTCCAGAGGAGGTATTCGAGCGGTGTATCACCGGTCAGCGTGAAGGCATCTCCGAACATCACCTGGCCGGTGTCAGCGCTGATGTGAGCGTGGGTGTTGAAATAATCCATCAGTTCACCGGCGGCACTGGTGAAATCACCCTTGGCGGTCTTGCCATACGCATGAAATTGCAGGTGGGTCAGGTGTACGCGCCGGCCGTCCAGTGCGCGGAGTGTGTCGAGCGTCGTGGCGACATTCCCCGGCAGTCCGAGCCGATTGCAATGCACATGCGGTGCGTGCGGAAGCTTCAGGGCCTCAGCCGCATCAGCCATTGCTTCCAGAATTTTTCGCGGCGTCACTCTGGTGCCGGCCACAGCTTGATCGATCCCCTCGACCGTCAGGTGTGCCGGATCATGTCGCCAGTCCGCCACTCCGCCGGGATTGACGACCTTGATGCCATGTGCGCCGGTTTTACGCAGCATGTGGGCGATCAATGAGCTGACCCCCGTCCTGTCGTTGCGATCGAGCATTTCGATGACAGCTTGATGATTCGCCAGCAGCAGGAGAAAGCCCGCATCGAGATTCGGCGTATCCGCCAATTCCAGATGGGTCTGTCTTGCACCGCTGGGTGACACCGCTGCTTCGAGTGCGGTTGTGTAGCCCAATGCGGCATAGCGATAACCAGTGGTAAACGTACTCGGCGTGAGCACACCGGAACCGCCACGGAACTCACACCCATGTCTGCACTCGGCTGCATGGACATGGGTTGCGTGCTCCTCGCCCTGCATCATGCGTGCTCGGTTGACGACGGATGAGGCGATGTGGCAATGAATATCCACCCCGCCGGGCATAATGACCATTCCCCTCGCGTCGATGGTGCGTGGCAGAGCGTTTTGAGGCAGAGAAGAAACCACGCGACCATCCGCCACGAGAACATCACGGATGACGCCGTCGATGCCGTTGGCGGGGTCATAGACTTTTCCGCCGGTGATGCGGAGAGAATCGCTCATGTCCGTGTTCCGATTCTTCGCATGAGAGTTGCGAAAAAAGTTACCGCCGGATCAGGTGCCGCCGTTGCGGGATCGTCGCACAACCAGAGCACGATGCCGTCGCACCGCATGACTTGCGCCGCCGTGCCGGGAATGGCGTTACCGTTAATGGCGATCCGGGGGATAGTCCGGGAGATATCGGTTTGATTGCGACTTTCGGTCGAGGTATCCAGAATCAGGTCAATCGCGCCGCGTTTGAGGAGCACGTCTGCAGGCGGACACCATCGAGGGTTGCCGTCGGAAAAGTCGATGCCTCCCCCGATCGGTGAAACGCCGGTCTGCCAGGTGATCGTTTCGATGACACCGCGTTCATTGCCTCCCATAGAGTTGGCCGGCAAGGAGAAGACACACAGCCGTGTACGGCTCTGAATCTGTGCCGCCAACTTATGCCATTGACTTATCACGCGAGGATCGCAATCGGGCTTTAGAACCACCGCGACACGCTTGCAGGCACCGAAGGGGCCTGCTGTGGGATTCCGTGTCAGATCATCACGCAACCGCAGTACCACATCGAGAGATGAATCGACGAATGCGCCCAGCAGTTGTCGCTCCGCGATGCGTTGTGCAACCGGTCCGCTCCCGCCGTCGCAGCCGACCCAGACGATCATGTCGCAGGCAAAGAGGTGGCCGAGAGTGGCAGACTCTGTTACGGGTTGCGTGGTGCTGATGCGGTTGCCGATGGTCGGCAAGGGCAGCAGTCGCCCCCTGATCCGCTCCGCTAGCGGGATGACTTCGCGCAATGCTTCGATGGATAAATTGCTCAGGCCGACGATAGCAGGTGCTCGGCTGTGACTCAGCAGATCGACAGCCTTGTCCAGAATATCCGACGCGATATCCAGCGGCGCACGCGCTGTGAGGCTGGGCAGCACAATAGAAAGATCGTTGCGCAGCGTCTCACTGATCATCGGGTTGGACGGCGAAGGACTCATGGATTCGCGTGTGCAGTGATGTTCAACAAAACCAGTCATCAGCCGGAAGATGCTTCACACCCAGCCGACTTCATGGATGCAGCCGGGTCGCCGCCGACTTCGGAGAGTCAGCGTCCGTCACGACTGTGTTTCCAGCTGAGTGTAGAGTTTGGCCGCCTCCTGCCGCAACTTTGTCACGCACTCCCATCGTGTCTCGCCGGCCGCAAAAAGTGTGCAGATTGGCCTGCCTGCCTGCACTTTTTCACCGGGCATCGAAACATCCGCGACCGTATCTCGTGGGAAAATTTTGTAGAGATCAGGAATGACCGAGTCGCTCTTCGCAAAGATAATCGCCTTGGCGCAGAGAGTGTGCGTATCGTCGGCGGGGGGAGAGTTTGGATGATCGGATAGAGCCGTCATTCCTGTTGCCCGCTCCAGTAGTTCGACGCTGGCGGTATAGCGGGGATTGATTTCCACAGGCCGGATCAATCCCTGAACATCCATCACCAGGTCCACACCCACGATGCCGCGCAATCGGAAGTGCTCGGTAAGCAGAGTGCCCAGCCTGTCCAGAGCTGTCATGGCGTCAGCGGAAAGTTGCAGCGGGCCGATACCGCCGCAGTAATGAAATCCGCGTCCGCCGAAATCTGCATCACCGATGAATTGCTCCGTCACGCCCAGCAGAACTGTTCCGCGGTTGTCTGCATGATAAATCGCGCTCATCGGTTTGCCCTGGACGTATTCCTGTACGAAATACCCCACGGGGATGCTCTCCGTCGGCAACCACGGCTTGATGTTCACACCGCCAGCACTCTTGTGCGGCTTGAGCAGATATTGCGGTTCTCCCGGCTGTCCTCGCGGAGTATTTTTCACTGGCGGTTTCGGGGTGGTCGCATCGAACACACTGCAAAACCTGATTCCTTCCAGCGCGGGTAGTGACGCCAGCGCATGGGGATCACGGACAGCAGTGATGACATCCGCCGAACAACCCATGAGAGGGCGATGTCGCGCGATGGCGTCGATGATCTCCGGGTAGTTTTCCATCGCTCCGGTGCAAAGCACGGGTGCCTGCGGCGCGGATTCGAGGAGAGGCAACATACCCGCGGGGTACTGGTCAGGCGGACAGCGCACAACCGGCGCGATCGACTGAAGATCACGATCAGCAAACAGATCAATGCACCACGGATGAAAGCCGGCACGAATCGCGGACTGGGCCGCGGCACGGGTGGAAGCACCGAGAATAATCAGTTCTCTGGACAAAGCGACAGATCACTTGACGGATGTCATCATCACTTCCAGCGACGAATGAAAAACGGCGACTCGCCTTCCTTTGCCTGCGAAAGCTCAACCAGTGCAGGCACCAGCGCATTGACAAGCAAATCCATGATCTGCCGACCTTTTTCCGGCGTCGCATTTGACGGATCGCCGACACCTGACGAAGGCGCGATGCTTGCCCACTCGAACAGAATATTCAGCCCTGGTGTGGAAAGAATCTTTGTGAGTTGATAAGGCGTGACTTCACCCTTGTCCGCCGAGGGCAGGTCCACCCATTCCGGGGTCAAGTGCATGATCAGGCTCGTCTCAAATTCATCCGCATGCGTTCCCGCAGCAAGACCCATTTTTTCGTACAGGTTCGGCACGGTCAGGTAGCCATGCACCTGCACGATGAAGATCGGCACGTCGAGCATCACATCGCGCATGATCTGCTTGAATTCGTTTCCGCCGTGAAAGTTCAGGATCACCAGCCGGTTGATGCCCTGTTTGACCAGGCTTTCCGCCACATCGCGGACGACCTGTATTTGTGTCGCGGTGCGCATGGTGATCGTGGCGACCTGCGTGAGTTGCTGATTGTTGTTTCCAAATGGCAGGGTCGGCAGCAGCACACACCGTGCGCCTTGAGCGTTGGCTCGTTCGACAGCCAGTTCACCCATCGCGGTGGCTTCAATGGTGTCTGTGCCATAAGGCAGGTGGTAGTTGTGTGCTTCAGTCGCGCCCCAGGGCAGGACGGCTACGTTCGGCTTCAGATCGAGGAGCTGGCGGTAGCTCGCTTCGTGCAGAATGTAAGGACGAGCGCGATAGGGCACAGGAGTCTCCGTGGCAGTTTGGGATGCCGATGGTGTATGAACTTCGCGAAGTCGTGCCGCCCCGTCAAGTGAGTGCAACCCGAGTCCATTGCCCGCCGTACTTTTTCAACCGTCTCTAAAATGGTCCAATGCCTTCATCGTTTCCCGATGATGCTTCGCTGTGTGAGTCGTGCGGTTATCCGTTGCGCGGTCTTACGGTTGAGCAAGTTTGCCCGGAGTGCGGCATGCCGGTGGCCGATTCAGATTTCGCTCGTCGTCCGGGACTTGCGTGGCAAAAACAGGCGTCGCTGTCCTCATTCTTCTTCACGATCTTTCAGGTTATTTTCCAGCCGCGAAAGTCATTTCGATCGTTACGTGTCGGCGGATCGAATGCGCATGATCGAGTATTTCTGCTGCTGGTGGCGATTGGTATTGGTTTGGTGTGGGGCATCATCTGGAAGTGGGCGACTAAACGAACTCCCGTGCCGTGGGAATACGGTACAGGGGTTACGTTGACCATTCTCCTGTTGAGCTACATCGAAACGCTGGGGGTCACCTATATCGCAAGGCGTCGTAGATGGCGCGTGCCTTGGCGTCTTGCGGAGCGAGCAATCTGCTATGCCTCCCCCGCATGGGTCATCGCGGCTGCCTTTTACCTTCGATTTCACCTTTGGCACTATCCCTACGGCAGGCTGTGGAATTATCTACCCGACCATTGGGGACGATTCCATCACTATTACCTCATCCGTGACCTTTGGATTTATCCTCTGGTTGGCGGAGTAGCCGTCGTGTTTTTCGAGACATTTGTCTGGATCGGCATGCGTCAACTGAAGTTCGCTAATTTCGCTATATCTGACGAAAAAAGCGGCCCGCCCATACTGAATCCAGCCCTTCCAGTCAGTGCGTCCCGACCGCTAAGCCCAGATTGACCAAACCGGAAACACATGGTTAAAATGTTTACGTGGGACCGTTAGGTGTACGCTGCGTCCTGCTGAGGTCTTCGTGATCTCGCGGAACATTCGCTGTCGTGGAACAACCGGCACGAGCCGGGCGGATGGCCGCCTGTGGCCGTGACCGATCAAACCGTAGGGCCCGGATTTCGAGCCCTTGGACGGTCGCCTGAGCGACTGGATAGATTGACGATGCATCAATGTCTCGGCCTCAAAACGCGCTTGTCGATTCTCTTGTCGTGTGAATCGAGTCCCTCAACGTGTCCGGCGGAAACCCCGCCCGCACCACCGGGAACAGACTCGAAAGCACCACGGATGGTCTGCGTGGATCGTGCGCCCTGAAGGCGCAGCACGCGACTTGCGCTCGTCTGGATTGCTGCATCGGTCAGATCATCTTTGATCGGCTTGCGCCTCACCGGGTTTGTCCTTCGTTGACGAGCCCGTTTTCCCCGCCCGTTTTCGTGCCCTTAATCGCTCGTGTCAGCGGATGTGTCGCCGTTTGGTGACCCTGCCGGTGGCCGGGCAGAAAGGGGCGTCTTGCTTGCCATCCTTCCTCATTCTGGCGGATATCCCGCCCATGGCCCTGGGATTGGGCGCGGCCGGCCTCGTGGTCGGTGCCATCATTACCGTCCTGATTCTCAAAATCACCGGCAACAAAGCACTGGGAGCCGCTAAAACTGAATCCGAAAATCTTCTCAAAACCGCCCGCAATGATGCGGAGATTCTCAAGAAACAGCTCGAACTCGACTTCCGTAACGAACTGGCGAAACGACGAGAGGACTTTGAAAAAGAAACAGATCAAGCCCGTAACGAAATGAAGGAACACGAGCGGCGTCTGAGCAAGCGCGAGGACAACCTCGACCGCAAACTCGACACCCTCACGACCAAGGAAAAATTTCTCGACGATCTGGATAGCAAGATCAAGGCTCGCGATAAGGTGCTTGCCGGCAAGGAGGCTGAAATCGACCAACTCGTCGCCCAGCGGCGAGAAGCCCTCGATAAAGCGACACAGGAGCAGAAGCAGGTACTGCTCCGCATTGCGAATCTCAACCCGGAAGAAGCCCGTCGTGAGGCTTTACGCCTCATTGAACAGGACGTTCAGCACGACGCGGATGTGATCGTCAAGGCACGCATGGCCCGCGCCGAGGAGGAGGCACGCGATAACGCGCTGAAAATCACGCTCCAGGCGATCCAGCGTTACGCATCTGAGCATACGGCAACATCGACAGTCAATGCCGTCGCCATTCCCAGCGACGACATGAAAGGTCGCGTGATCGGTCGTGAGGGCCGCAACATCCGTGCGTTTGAGAAGGCGACCGGCGTGGACGTGATTGTGGACGACACGCCGGGCGTGATCGTGGTTTCCTGTTTCGATCCGGTTCGCCGCGCGGTGGCGGCCGAGGTGTTGCAGAAATTACTTGAGGATGGCCGCATCCATCCGACCCGCATCGAGGAAATTACCGAGCAGGTCAACAAAGACATGGCGCAGCGGCTGGTGAAGTTCGGCAAAGACGCTGCGATCGAGGTCAACCTGCCCGGATTGCATCCGAAGATCAGCGAGATGATGGGTCGTCTGCACTACCGGACCAGCTACGGTCAGAACATTCTGCGTCACTCGATCGAAGTCGCGTATCTCTGTCAGGTGATCGCCGACGAATTGGGTCTCAATGGTGAACTGGCGCGGCGGTGCGGTTATCTGCACGATATCGGTAAGGCGATGGATCATGAAGTCGAAGGCGGTCACCCGGCGATCGGCATGGAGTTTGCCAAGAAATACGGCGAGCGCGAGGAAGTGCTCAACGCCATCGGCGGACACCATAATGACATTCCCTCTACCAGTCCTTACACGCCAATCGTGATGGCGGCCGATGCGATCAGCGGCGCCCGTCCTGGCGCACGGCGCGAGACGTTGGAGAAATACATCAAGCGACTCGAACAGCTTGAATCGATCGCCACCAGCATGAAAGGCGTGCGACAGGCGTTTGCGATTCAAGCCGGCCGTGAGGTGCGTGTGATCGTGGACCCGGAAAGTGTGGACGACGCCAACTGCAATGTGATCGCCCGCGACATCGCCAAGCGAGTCAGCGAGGAGATGACATTCCCCGGCGAAATCCGCATCACGGTGCTCCGCGAGATGCGCACGGTCGAATACGCGAGATGATCGCGCCGCTTGCGGCGTGCGAACTTTACCGGGGATTCACAGACTCATGACCAGTCCCTACCAGCCCGCGTCGGATCGCTACGTCAACTTTCACGGTAGCGATCCTGCGCACCCGCCGCCTTACACGACCGGCAAAATTACTTATCGCCGCTGTGGTCGATCCGGTGTGCTGTTGCCGTCGATCAGCCTGGGCATGTGGCATAACTTCGGCGCACCCGGAGTCGCAGGGATTGCGGATGAGTCGGAGTTTCATGAGAACGCAAGACGGTTGTGTTTTACCGCGTTTGATCTGGGTATCAACCATTTCGACCTGGCGAATAACTATGGTCCGCCGCCGGGCAGTGCGGAGTTACGCACCGGACGGATCATCCGGGAATTACCGCGCGATGAGCTTTTTATCTCCACCAAGTCCGGTTATCTCATGTGGCCGGGGCCGTTTGGTGAGTGGGGTTCGCGCAAGCAATTGCTGGCGAGCCTTGACCAGTCGCTCAAGCGGTTGGGTGTGGAGTACGTTGATCTTTTTTATCACCACCGCCCCGATACAGACACCCCGCTTGAGGAGACACTCGGCGCTCTGGATACGGCCGTCAAACAGGGCAAGGCTCTGTATGCGGGTATCAGTAATTATTCGGGTGCTCAGACACTCGATGCGATCCGTGTGGTAAAGGAAAATCGGTTCGCGCCGCTGCTGATTCATCAGGCTTACTACAACATGCTCAGTCGCAGCATCGAGAGCGATCTGATGCCGCACACGCAGAAGCACGGCTTGGGCATCATCGCATTCTGTCCGCTGGCGCAGGGGCAGTTGACCGATCGCTACCTCAGCGGCATTCCGACAGACTCCCGCGCTGGTTCCAAGACCGGTTTCCTCAAACCGCGCAACATCACGGAGCAGACGCTCGCAAAAGTTCGCCGACTCAACGACCACGCCAAAGAGCGCGGTCAGACTCTGGCACAGATGGCATTGGCCTGGACGCTCCGTTTGCCGGGAGTGACCAGTGCCCTGATCGGAGCCAGTCGGCCGGCACAGATCAGGGAAAATGTAGGCAGCCTCAGCAATATGAATTTCACCGCTGAGGAAATAGCAAAGTTGGATCAGATTCTGGCAGCCTAAAACCTTATTTAGCCTCACCGCTTACGGTGGTTGGCTTGTTTAACCGTGCATTTCAGGTTCCTTTCTCGCGTACCGCTGACGGGCTGGTTATCCTGTGAACTTTATGCCGCGATATTCGTCTGAAGAAGGTAGGATGCGGCTCATCTTTCATCGTTCTGACAGGGGCAATTCATCGGTTCTTCCAACGATCAATCCATGAATCGTGACGAACCCGCCATCGCGGACCTCCGGCTGAGAATCACACTGCTGATTTTCAGCAGTTGGGCGATGACGCTTGTGGGTGGCTGGTGTTTACTCTGGGGATCTCTGGTTCTGCTCCTGCGTGCGACCGGCGGATGGCCTCGAACGACGATGGCTTGGGGCGCTCTCGGCATCCTGCCGGTGCTGCTGGCGGCAGGAGGGATCGCGTGGCGGCGGCGACCAAGCGCCTTTGCTGTGCGGGCGACGCTGGATCGTGTCAATAGCTGCGGCGGGCTGCTGATGGCGGCAGATGAAACCGCGATCGGCGAATGGCAGCGACGACTTCCCGCGCTAGCGGTGCCATCTTTGCGGTGGAACGCCCGCCGACCGGCGATTGTCATGCTGGCGGGTGTCGCCTTTCTCGCGGTTGGGTTCATCATTCCTCAGCGGCTCGTCGAATCGACCACCTCGCGACGACTCGATGTATCGCGGGATGTTGCTCGGTTGACCACCCAGATCGAGACGCTGGCGGAGGTCAAAATCCTTGAAACGCAGCAGGCACGTGCGCTTCAGGAAAAGCTTGAACAGATTGCGGGTGAGGCTTCGGGGCGTGA encodes the following:
- a CDS encoding creatininase family protein, translated to MPYRARPYILHEASYRQLLDLKPNVAVLPWGATEAHNYHLPYGTDTIEATAMGELAVERANAQGARCVLLPTLPFGNNNQQLTQVATITMRTATQIQVVRDVAESLVKQGINRLVILNFHGGNEFKQIMRDVMLDVPIFIVQVHGYLTVPNLYEKMGLAAGTHADEFETSLIMHLTPEWVDLPSADKGEVTPYQLTKILSTPGLNILFEWASIAPSSGVGDPSNATPEKGRQIMDLLVNALVPALVELSQAKEGESPFFIRRWK
- a CDS encoding formylmethanofuran dehydrogenase subunit A, with translation MSDSLRITGGKVYDPANGIDGVIRDVLVADGRVVSSLPQNALPRTIDARGMVIMPGGVDIHCHIASSVVNRARMMQGEEHATHVHAAECRHGCEFRGGSGVLTPSTFTTGYRYAALGYTTALEAAVSPSGARQTHLELADTPNLDAGFLLLLANHQAVIEMLDRNDRTGVSSLIAHMLRKTGAHGIKVVNPGGVADWRHDPAHLTVEGIDQAVAGTRVTPRKILEAMADAAEALKLPHAPHVHCNRLGLPGNVATTLDTLRALDGRRVHLTHLQFHAYGKTAKGDFTSAAGELMDYFNTHAHISADTGQVMFGDAFTLTGDTPLEYLLWKLTGKRYVSIESELESGCGLMPIRYDDKHYLHSLQWAIGLELMLMAGDPWRMLLSTDHPNGGSFLTYPTIIAALMSKARRDELIARAHPRAMRNSKLRDLTREYSLNEIAIITRAGPARVLGLKHKGHLAPGADADLTLYHDRPDNAQTMFESPRYVIKAGRVLVEDGELRASVPGGKFCAALQPDERGAAELGRWFDHHGSYSVNQFGLHDHERNAIRQV
- the rny gene encoding ribonuclease Y; this translates as MPSFLILADIPPMALGLGAAGLVVGAIITVLILKITGNKALGAAKTESENLLKTARNDAEILKKQLELDFRNELAKRREDFEKETDQARNEMKEHERRLSKREDNLDRKLDTLTTKEKFLDDLDSKIKARDKVLAGKEAEIDQLVAQRREALDKATQEQKQVLLRIANLNPEEARREALRLIEQDVQHDADVIVKARMARAEEEARDNALKITLQAIQRYASEHTATSTVNAVAIPSDDMKGRVIGREGRNIRAFEKATGVDVIVDDTPGVIVVSCFDPVRRAVAAEVLQKLLEDGRIHPTRIEEITEQVNKDMAQRLVKFGKDAAIEVNLPGLHPKISEMMGRLHYRTSYGQNILRHSIEVAYLCQVIADELGLNGELARRCGYLHDIGKAMDHEVEGGHPAIGMEFAKKYGEREEVLNAIGGHHNDIPSTSPYTPIVMAADAISGARPGARRETLEKYIKRLEQLESIATSMKGVRQAFAIQAGREVRVIVDPESVDDANCNVIARDIAKRVSEEMTFPGEIRITVLREMRTVEYAR
- a CDS encoding ATP-grasp domain-containing protein — protein: MSRELIILGASTRAAAQSAIRAGFHPWCIDLFADRDLQSIAPVVRCPPDQYPAGMLPLLESAPQAPVLCTGAMENYPEIIDAIARHRPLMGCSADVITAVRDPHALASLPALEGIRFCSVFDATTPKPPVKNTPRGQPGEPQYLLKPHKSAGGVNIKPWLPTESIPVGYFVQEYVQGKPMSAIYHADNRGTVLLGVTEQFIGDADFGGRGFHYCGGIGPLQLSADAMTALDRLGTLLTEHFRLRGIVGVDLVMDVQGLIRPVEINPRYTASVELLERATGMTALSDHPNSPPADDTHTLCAKAIIFAKSDSVIPDLYKIFPRDTVADVSMPGEKVQAGRPICTLFAAGETRWECVTKLRQEAAKLYTQLETQS
- a CDS encoding aldo/keto reductase; translation: MTSPYQPASDRYVNFHGSDPAHPPPYTTGKITYRRCGRSGVLLPSISLGMWHNFGAPGVAGIADESEFHENARRLCFTAFDLGINHFDLANNYGPPPGSAELRTGRIIRELPRDELFISTKSGYLMWPGPFGEWGSRKQLLASLDQSLKRLGVEYVDLFYHHRPDTDTPLEETLGALDTAVKQGKALYAGISNYSGAQTLDAIRVVKENRFAPLLIHQAYYNMLSRSIESDLMPHTQKHGLGIIAFCPLAQGQLTDRYLSGIPTDSRAGSKTGFLKPRNITEQTLAKVRRLNDHAKERGQTLAQMALAWTLRLPGVTSALIGASRPAQIRENVGSLSNMNFTAEEIAKLDQILAA